GCCAACGATACACCGGATGGTCGAGAAAATAACCGTCGGGTGGAGATAGTACTCACCAAACTACCCGATCCGTCGAAGCTGACTCGAGAGAGTCAGAAAGACGAATCCAACTGGAATACCTCGTCTCCCCACGCCCCTCCTCTTCAATAGATGAACGTGCGCGCTCCCCGTATCCCGCCGTTGCCATCTCGGCCTGAATCACGCACCGGATTTGTACGGTAAGGCCTTCTTCCAAATTCTCCATTTGCATCTACGTCAACAAGACCTTGGTTGACCTTCTGAAGAAGAGACTCGTAGGCGCCATAGGTGTACGGCAAGAATTCATCGTTCCGTCATGAAAGTCGCGTCAGGATTCTGTAGCATCGGCTCGTAGGATGAACTCGGGTCCGCTTGAGCGTTGTTCCTTTACTGAGCATAGGTAGGCCATCCAAGTACTGATACGAAAAGTTTTCGGAGAACAGCGATCTCGATGCGGTCGATACTATAACCTAATACATTAATGACCTGATTGCGGATTCTGTATTGATGGTTACAATGGGCTAAATCCGGCAACGCGAAGTCAGAGGAGATATCAAGGGCAGGCCGGAACCACAAGGCGCCGGCCAAACGAAGGACGGGCTCTGCTTTTCGGTGAATATCTTGACAATGAATACAGTTTATTTTATGGAACCTTCAACAAAGTCGAACGAGTGGAGAATTGAAATGCCTTTTTATGAGTATCAATGCAATGGGTGCGAACTTGTGGAGAGCCGTGTGGCGGGTGTGGATGATCAATGGGTGCATTGCACTTCGTGCGGCGGCCACATGATTCGCACGACGAGACAAGACGACCTTTTCAGAGCCTATTGGGAAACGTCCGAAAAAGGAGCAGAAAAAGTCACCGGTTCCGCATGACCTGTCTTTTCTCAATGTGAAACCGCTTCACGATGCGTTTCCGTCGGCCGTCTCGTGTGGCATTCTATAACCTTGAGCGGGAGATAAAGGAGAATAGGCTCTCGCAATAGGCACTGAGGATGAACCGGATATGGAAAAACGAACCCATCCCTCCTATTCCATGGCGCCGGTTGGCGGGGCCGCTCGGCGGTGAGGCGGATCCGTCTGACTACCGCGCGAGTTACTCTAACGCAGATTTCCCCAACCGCGCTCCCGCGTCTCGTCCGTGCGTATGAGCTTTCCCGAAACTCGGCCGGAAGACGGCGTACCTAACCGGGTCCTTCCCCCCACGACTCGATGCTCCACCCGTTTCAAGTCATAAACGTGTCGTCGAGCTTTCACACAAACGCTGAGAACCTCCTGGACCCCAAGGGCAGAGACTCCTATCGAGTCGTGTTGAAACACGCTTCGGTCTATAGGACGGCGTTGAAAAACCGGGATGTGGATTATTTTGCATATGAAAGAGACGGGAGTCCATCAGAAGGCTGTTGGTTCCGTCCGATGGAGCGGAATTCCCCGACAGTTTCACCCTAAACCGTCATTGATTTGGATGGTAACGGTGGGTGGAAGTGGACCGTGATATCCGACCCTATCAGAAGTCTCCTCGGAACTTTCCCTGCACATCGACAGCTGCTCGCGCTTTCGCAAGCCGGCAATGTCATTTCACAGCTCCCTCCTATGAGTTTCAGTGTGTCCCTGGCATGCATTTACAGTGAACCAATCGGAACATCCGTTTTGACGATCCGAATACCCGCTCCGGCGAAACGTTAAAAAACGGTTGTTAGTAAACATTGTATATCAAAGCACTTGTATTCTTTGATGCTATCTACTAAGCTTCACCTGACGGATCGCCTCTTGGTCAAACCTGCAGAGCTTTGTTACGACAAACCGTTGAAGGAGGGTGCTCATGCAAAACAAGGGAGACTTTTCAAACATTGCGGATCCTACGTCCCCCAATGCCGGCCGAATCTACGATTACCTGATCGGCGGACATCACAACTTTGAAATCGACAGAATGGCGGCCAAACAGCTGCTCGCAGTGGCGCCTTTTATGCCGCAAACCCTTCGATTGATTCGATGGTTTCTGGGAGAGGCCACGAGGCGTTTGGTTGTCGAGGGCTTTGACAAGTTCCTTGACTTTGCTTCCGGTCTGCCGGTGGAAGATCATATCCATGAACTGGCGCCGGCGGGGACCAAAGTGATCTATTCCGACATTGACCCGGTCACGGTGCAGTACGCACAAGATCTTCTGAAGGACGACCCTAACGTTCGGTACGTGCAATGCGACGCCGGCAATCCTGAAAAACTTCTGACCTCGGGCGTTGTCGAGGAGCTTTTTGGGAAAAATCGGAAAATCGCCATCGGTTTCAATGGCATCGCATACTTTCTGCCGGATGACAGGATCCAGCACGCTCTCCGCACGCTGTATGGATGGGCCGGAGAAGGGTCCAGACTGTTTCTCTGTGACGCAGACGCGGACGTCTCGGAAACATCGGAGAAGCTTAAGCCCGTCTTCGAGTTGTATTCAAGAATCGGTCAGCCTATTCATATTCGGTCTCAGGAAAGGCTGAAGAAGATGGCGGAACCCTGGAAAGTCTCCGAGCCCGGATCGCTGACGCTGGATGAGTGGATTGGAATTGGGAAGAAAGTCACCCAGAGAGAAACAGACGAATGGGGAGGGCGGGGCTTCTACGGCGTGATTTTCTATAAGTAGAGTCTCGAACCCGTGAGGTCGGATCCTGTGAACCCCGATGTGCGCCAAAGTCACCATTCGAGCGTGATCTATCAGAAACTGCTGGAAAAGCTGACCTATCTTGCCACTCAGCTTGGCGAGATGTTTCAGGATTTTGCTTTCGAGAATCGCTTCAACCTCCATCCCAGACGCATAAGCGAATTGGGCTGGGAACAAGCGAACCACTTCCTTGAGTTTGTGGCCTCCGGCAACGATAAAGAAGTTGTAAGCGCTGGCAGTTATCGCATGGAAGAAGGCCTGGGGCAGTCAACCCTCGCAGCCCTGGGCGTGCGCCTGAGGCGCTTCTGCAGGGCAACGTTCCCCGTGGAAGGCTCTGAGCTCATGGATCAAGGCCTGGACCTGGTGGACAGGTACATGAGTTCGTTGATGGAAGGCTACAACACCGCCCTCGAAGCCCGGATACTCGAAGACCAGGAACAAATGAGGCGGGCTCTGTCGGGCGCGCTGGAAAGTCAGCGTCGCGAACTTTATATCAAGAACCATGCAATCAATACCTCCATAAACGGAATCATGTTAACGGACATTGACGGACGCATTACTTACGTGAATCCGGCTTTTTCGGACATGTGGGGTCTTGAGGACCCCAGTGTGGTTCACGGAAAAAATTGCATCGACTTACTTGAAATTGACAAATCGCATGAGATCGTCAACGCGCTATCCGAAAAGGCCGGGGCGGGGTGGCGGGGCGAGCTGCGGGCGCGACGGGCCAACGGATCCTATTTTGAAGTCGAAGTCTCACTATCCATCATCAAGGACGTCGGCCGGTATCGAATCGGTGTGATGGTTTCCTTCGTTGATATAACGGAACGAAAACGACTCGAAGCCGATTTCCGAGAGGCTAAGAAGACCGAGGCCATAGGCACCCTGGCCAGCGGCATTGCGCACGACTTCAACAACCTCCTCACAACCATTCAGGGCCACACGTCCCTGATGCTGTTAAGCATGGACCGCGCGCATCCGTTTTATGAGCGGCTGAGAAGTATCGAGAAACAAGTCGAAAGTGGTAGCCGGCTGACGACTCAACTCCTTGGTTATGCCAGAAAGGGCAGGTACGAGGTGAAGCCCGTCGATCTGAACAGACTTGTGGAAGATCTTGCCGAGACATTCAACAGAACTCGAAAGGAACTCTCGATCCATCTCGAACTGGATAAGCATTTGCTCGCCATCGAAGCGGACGCAGGGCAAATCGAACAGGTCTTGCTGAATCTCTATATTAATGCGGCCGACGCCATGCCCGGCGGCGGAAACTTGTTTATCGGAACGAAGAATCTGTCTTACGATCAGGTGAAAGGAAAGCTGAGCAACCCGAAAAAGAGCAACTACGTCATGATCAACATCGCCGACACGGGCTCAGGCATGACCAAAGAAACCATGGAGCGCGTTTTCGATCCCTTTTTCACGACCAAAGAGATGGGCCGTGGCACCGGTTTGGGTCTGGCGGTCGTTTATGGCATTGTAAAAGGACACGGTGGTTACATCAAAGTGGAATCCGAAGTAGGCAAGGGTACGACCTTCGAGATCTATCTTCCCGCGTCGGATCGGGTGTTCGCCCAGCCTCCAAGAGCCCCGGAACAAACGATCAAAGGAAACGAGACCATCCTCTGCGTGGACGACGAAAGGGCGGTGTTGAGCATAGCGAGCGAACTCCTTCAGGCTCTTGGGTACCAGGTTCTGTCGGCGAACAGCGGCAGAGAGGCCGTCGAAATCTATGGTGCAAATAGAGATCAAATCTCGCTGGTCATTCTGGATATGATTATGCCGGAAATGGGCGGCGGTGAAACCTACGATGCTCTCAGGAACATCAGCTCAAAGGTAAAGGTGCTGCTTTCGACGGGCTACAGCATCGAGGGGAAAGCCACGGACATTATGAATCGGGGCTGTAACGGCTTTATTCAAAAGCCCTTCAAGCTGACTGCGCTCTCCAAGAA
This genomic window from Deltaproteobacteria bacterium contains:
- a CDS encoding response regulator, which translates into the protein MNPDVRQSHHSSVIYQKLLEKLTYLATQLGEMFQDFAFENRFNLHPRRISELGWEQANHFLEFVASGNDKEVVSAGSYRMEEGLGQSTLAALGVRLRRFCRATFPVEGSELMDQGLDLVDRYMSSLMEGYNTALEARILEDQEQMRRALSGALESQRRELYIKNHAINTSINGIMLTDIDGRITYVNPAFSDMWGLEDPSVVHGKNCIDLLEIDKSHEIVNALSEKAGAGWRGELRARRANGSYFEVEVSLSIIKDVGRYRIGVMVSFVDITERKRLEADFREAKKTEAIGTLASGIAHDFNNLLTTIQGHTSLMLLSMDRAHPFYERLRSIEKQVESGSRLTTQLLGYARKGRYEVKPVDLNRLVEDLAETFNRTRKELSIHLELDKHLLAIEADAGQIEQVLLNLYINAADAMPGGGNLFIGTKNLSYDQVKGKLSNPKKSNYVMINIADTGSGMTKETMERVFDPFFTTKEMGRGTGLGLAVVYGIVKGHGGYIKVESEVGKGTTFEIYLPASDRVFAQPPRAPEQTIKGNETILCVDDERAVLSIASELLQALGYQVLSANSGREAVEIYGANRDQISLVILDMIMPEMGGGETYDALRNISSKVKVLLSTGYSIEGKATDIMNRGCNGFIQKPFKLTALSKKVREILDESTM
- a CDS encoding zinc ribbon domain-containing protein, which gives rise to MPFYEYQCNGCELVESRVAGVDDQWVHCTSCGGHMIRTTRQDDLFRAYWETSEKGAEKVTGSA
- a CDS encoding SAM-dependent methyltransferase, with amino-acid sequence MQNKGDFSNIADPTSPNAGRIYDYLIGGHHNFEIDRMAAKQLLAVAPFMPQTLRLIRWFLGEATRRLVVEGFDKFLDFASGLPVEDHIHELAPAGTKVIYSDIDPVTVQYAQDLLKDDPNVRYVQCDAGNPEKLLTSGVVEELFGKNRKIAIGFNGIAYFLPDDRIQHALRTLYGWAGEGSRLFLCDADADVSETSEKLKPVFELYSRIGQPIHIRSQERLKKMAEPWKVSEPGSLTLDEWIGIGKKVTQRETDEWGGRGFYGVIFYK